In one window of Anaerolineales bacterium DNA:
- a CDS encoding lysylphosphatidylglycerol synthase transmembrane domain-containing protein, which translates to MRLKSIRRRLAVGLIFGFLVFLGLGLIGDIRQVGAQFANFKWTYTPLILAGTLFNYILRFFKWHFYLGQIGEHNLSLRQSARLFVAGFPLAVTPGKVGEALKAVWLQNKTGIPTARGVTVVLAERISDGLAVLALSTLGVIAYPRYWPAFAVVLGILLAGIIISQIRPLALALLGFAERLPLIQRLAHHLHEFYEGIYALFRPRATITAIVLGSAAWLGEGLAMYIVLVGLGVPGGWETLSVAVFVLSFSTVIGAVSALPGGLGAFEASAAGMLTLLLDIPASTAAAATLLIRFATLWFGVTLGLIVWSRSADLLYLQTDAEEKGAARSA; encoded by the coding sequence ATGCGCTTGAAATCGATCCGCCGGCGCCTCGCCGTCGGCCTGATCTTCGGCTTTCTGGTCTTCCTCGGACTGGGGCTGATCGGCGATATCCGCCAGGTCGGTGCCCAGTTCGCCAATTTTAAATGGACCTACACACCCCTCATCCTGGCCGGCACGCTGTTCAATTACATCCTGCGCTTTTTCAAGTGGCACTTCTACCTGGGTCAGATCGGCGAGCACAATCTTTCACTGCGTCAAAGCGCCAGGCTCTTCGTCGCCGGTTTCCCACTCGCCGTGACCCCCGGCAAGGTGGGCGAAGCGCTCAAGGCGGTCTGGCTGCAGAATAAAACCGGCATCCCCACGGCGCGCGGCGTAACCGTGGTGCTCGCCGAACGTATCAGCGACGGCCTGGCCGTCCTGGCGCTCTCCACGCTGGGCGTGATCGCCTATCCCCGCTACTGGCCGGCCTTCGCCGTCGTGCTGGGTATCTTGCTGGCGGGCATCATCATATCCCAGATCCGGCCGCTGGCGCTGGCCCTGCTCGGCTTCGCCGAACGCCTGCCTTTGATCCAGCGCCTGGCGCACCACCTGCACGAATTCTACGAGGGCATCTACGCCCTCTTCCGCCCGCGCGCCACAATCACTGCCATCGTGCTGGGCAGCGCCGCCTGGCTGGGGGAAGGTCTGGCGATGTACATCGTGCTTGTGGGCCTGGGAGTTCCGGGCGGATGGGAGACGCTCTCCGTGGCGGTCTTCGTGCTCTCGTTTTCAACGGTGATCGGCGCCGTCTCGGCCTTGCCGGGAGGGCTGGGCGCCTTCGAAGCCAGCGCCGCCGGCATGCTCACGCTGCTCCTGGACATCCCCGCCAGCACCGCCGCTGCAGCCACGCTGCTGATTCGCTTCGCCACGCTCTGGTTCGGCGTGACGCTGGGATTGATCGTCTGGTCGCGTTCGGCGGATCTGCTCTATCTGCAGACGGACGCCGAAGAAAAAGGTGCAGCCCGCAGCGCGTAG
- a CDS encoding flavodoxin family protein yields MNTLVVYDSQFGNTQRVAQAIGEALETSGAVHVLHVADVTPQHFENLDTLIAGSPTQRFRPTLPITTFLKSLPAGSLEGVRAAAFDTRLTLEEIESHGVLAFFVRIFGYAAKPIGRMLSRKGGKMVLPPEGFYVEGMEGPLVEGELERAREWARRIPDRT; encoded by the coding sequence ATGAATACACTCGTGGTATACGACTCCCAATTCGGTAACACACAGCGCGTCGCCCAGGCCATCGGCGAGGCGCTGGAAACGTCCGGAGCGGTGCATGTCCTGCACGTTGCGGATGTCACCCCGCAGCATTTCGAAAATCTCGACACCCTCATCGCCGGCTCGCCCACGCAGCGCTTCCGCCCCACCCTGCCCATCACTACTTTCCTCAAATCGCTCCCCGCCGGAAGTCTCGAAGGCGTACGCGCGGCGGCCTTCGACACGCGCCTGACGCTCGAGGAGATCGAGTCGCACGGCGTGCTGGCCTTCTTCGTACGCATCTTTGGCTACGCCGCCAAACCCATCGGCCGGATGTTATCCAGAAAAGGTGGAAAGATGGTCCTGCCGCCCGAAGGTTTCTACGTAGAGGGTATGGAAGGACCGCTGGTGGAGGGCGAACTCGAACGCGCCAGAGAATGGGCGCGGCGGATCCCGGATCGCACGTAA
- a CDS encoding M1 family aminopeptidase: protein MRLQSHRIYFSLLLLLLLSACAPEAQSPAPAATVSPTFARAPTTSATIPPTPAVAETPTRTQYDLSVVFDVENKHVDVGERVTYVNRSGVFLSDLLFVVEPLRWEGAFQLNDIRWADGAPLSGLRLEGIGLRLPLREALAPGRSVGLQMRFELNLPEPAGAFGFTGRQFNFTDWYPYLPAYDPQQGWLVHTPAYVGEHQAYDVADYHVEWAWADPVHALILAASAAPQEIGGELHFELRAARCFSLSASEEYEVISAQEGPWNVRAYVFPEHAAAGETAVKVAVEALTLFDEILTPYPYDGLTIVEADFFDGLETSGLFFLDQTYFDSYDEYPTGWLTTLVAHETSHQWWHTLVGSDQAAEPWLDEALATYSERLFYEFRHPEWLDWWWYRRVDIFHPQGMIDGRVYDYEDFRDYVDAVYLRGVRFLEGLRMRIGDEAFFKFLKAYAQFGDGKLLTARDFFQVLAGISDEDISEITLEYFDSAP from the coding sequence ATGCGCTTGCAGTCCCATCGCATCTACTTTAGTCTGTTGCTGCTGCTCTTGCTCAGCGCCTGCGCACCTGAAGCGCAATCTCCGGCGCCCGCAGCGACCGTAAGCCCGACCTTTGCCCGTGCACCCACCACCAGCGCCACGATCCCACCCACGCCGGCGGTCGCCGAAACGCCCACACGTACGCAGTACGATCTGTCCGTCGTTTTCGACGTCGAAAACAAGCACGTGGATGTCGGCGAACGGGTGACCTACGTCAACCGCAGCGGCGTCTTCTTGAGCGACCTGCTCTTCGTGGTGGAACCCCTGCGTTGGGAAGGAGCGTTTCAATTGAACGACATCCGCTGGGCGGACGGCGCGCCGCTGTCCGGGCTGCGTTTGGAAGGGATTGGGCTGCGCCTGCCGCTGCGTGAAGCGCTCGCGCCGGGCAGAAGCGTCGGGCTGCAGATGCGCTTCGAACTGAACCTGCCCGAACCGGCCGGCGCCTTCGGTTTCACGGGGCGCCAATTCAACTTCACCGACTGGTATCCCTACCTGCCGGCATACGACCCGCAGCAGGGATGGCTCGTCCACACGCCGGCCTACGTCGGAGAACACCAGGCCTACGACGTGGCCGACTACCACGTCGAATGGGCCTGGGCCGACCCGGTGCATGCGTTGATCCTGGCCGCCAGCGCCGCGCCGCAGGAGATCGGCGGCGAACTGCACTTCGAGCTACGGGCCGCCCGCTGCTTCAGCCTCTCGGCCAGCGAGGAATATGAAGTCATCTCGGCGCAGGAAGGTCCCTGGAACGTACGCGCCTACGTCTTCCCCGAACACGCTGCGGCAGGCGAAACCGCCGTCAAGGTGGCCGTCGAAGCGCTGACGCTGTTCGACGAGATTCTCACGCCCTACCCCTACGACGGCCTGACCATCGTCGAGGCCGATTTCTTCGACGGGCTGGAAACCAGCGGTCTCTTCTTCCTCGACCAGACCTACTTCGACAGCTACGACGAGTATCCCACGGGCTGGTTGACCACCCTGGTGGCGCACGAGACTTCGCACCAGTGGTGGCACACCCTGGTCGGCAGCGATCAGGCCGCGGAACCCTGGCTCGACGAAGCCCTGGCTACGTACAGCGAACGCCTGTTTTACGAGTTCCGCCACCCCGAATGGCTCGATTGGTGGTGGTACCGCCGGGTGGATATCTTCCACCCGCAAGGCATGATCGACGGCCGCGTGTATGACTACGAGGATTTCCGCGACTACGTCGACGCGGTGTACCTCCGCGGCGTGAGGTTCCTCGAAGGCCTGCGCATGCGCATCGGCGACGAAGCGTTTTTCAAATTTTTAAAGGCTTACGCGCAATTTGGCGATGGCAAGCTGCTCACGGCGCGGGATTTCTTCCAGGTCCTCGCCGGAATCAGCGATGAAGATATCTCGGAGATCACACTCGAGTATTTCGACTCCGCCCCTTGA
- a CDS encoding ARMT1-like domain-containing protein codes for MKTYLECIPCFFRQALEAARITGADVKTKKRILDEVARSIPGFRLSSTPPEMGKTIHDIVKRMSGNPDPYRDLKHRATEQTLAIYPDLKQKVEIAEDGLRMAVELAIAGNIIDYGTENSLVVENELDKILQKEQKAIAAERESLFDVRSFRNALAEAGTILYLGDNVGETVFDRVLMEEIKRIDPVKEILYAVREKPIINDATREDALAAGIDRVAEVISSGSEAPGTILESCSQEFIAIFDEADLVISKGQGNYETLSDVRRPVYFLFMAKCPVIARGLGCAVGEIVLMCNENAFDHA; via the coding sequence ATGAAAACCTATCTTGAATGCATACCGTGCTTCTTCCGGCAGGCGCTTGAGGCCGCCAGAATAACCGGCGCGGACGTGAAAACCAAAAAGAGAATCCTCGATGAGGTCGCAAGATCGATTCCGGGATTCCGCCTGTCGTCTACACCTCCCGAGATGGGGAAAACGATTCACGACATCGTCAAACGGATGAGCGGAAATCCCGACCCCTATCGTGACCTGAAGCACAGAGCGACAGAGCAGACATTGGCGATCTATCCGGACCTGAAGCAGAAAGTCGAGATTGCGGAAGATGGACTGCGTATGGCGGTAGAGTTGGCCATCGCAGGAAACATCATCGATTACGGCACCGAGAACTCGCTCGTTGTGGAAAACGAGCTCGACAAAATCCTGCAGAAAGAACAGAAGGCCATCGCGGCGGAAAGAGAGTCACTCTTCGACGTTCGATCTTTCCGAAACGCGCTCGCTGAGGCCGGGACCATTCTCTATCTCGGCGATAACGTTGGTGAGACCGTTTTTGATCGAGTGCTCATGGAAGAAATCAAACGCATCGACCCCGTAAAAGAGATCCTTTATGCGGTTCGGGAGAAACCGATCATCAACGACGCCACGAGAGAAGATGCGCTTGCGGCCGGAATCGACCGGGTTGCGGAAGTCATCTCGAGTGGATCGGAAGCCCCGGGGACGATTCTTGAGTCGTGCTCGCAAGAGTTTATCGCCATCTTCGACGAGGCTGATTTGGTCATCAGCAAGGGACAGGGAAATTATGAGACCTTGTCGGACGTACGCCGCCCGGTCTATTTTCTGTTCATGGCAAAATGCCCGGTGATTGCCAGAGGTTTGGGCTGTGCGGTGGGGGAGATCGTCCTGATGTGCAACGAAAATGCATTCGACCACGCTTGA
- a CDS encoding DUF362 domain-containing protein, translating to MADFSGKGLVAAVKTSPETILEDIDKVMRLAHFESALPKGNRTGLKINISWQTWYPACSTEPWQLEGVIQTLRGSGYDDLVGVHNDTVVVDTRVGEFNNKHRFVTDKHNVPCIYLYEEDFEWFEYKPKKPFLVLDKVYPDGVFIPKALVGLNIVQLPTVKTHVFTTITGAMKNAFGGLLHRNRHWTHAVIHDTLVDLLMIQQDIHPGLFAMMDGTFAGDGPGPRAMHWHEKDILLASADQVAIDAVSAKLQGFDPMKLRFIRRAHELDLGIGDPSQIEIAGYDIEQEEPWEFEKGDTFASRGQKMIYHGPLKPFEKVLLQSPLVPWSYFASNFYHNVYWYPFIGRKRVAAALKTRWGQLFKRYGDGNVVMPGMEPKTVIQAIVGLAVLAAVVLGFFLLR from the coding sequence ATGGCAGATTTTTCCGGCAAAGGCCTCGTAGCGGCCGTGAAGACGTCGCCCGAGACCATCTTGGAAGACATCGACAAGGTCATGCGCCTGGCGCATTTCGAATCCGCCCTGCCCAAAGGCAACCGCACTGGCTTGAAAATCAACATCTCCTGGCAAACCTGGTATCCCGCCTGCTCCACCGAGCCCTGGCAGCTCGAAGGCGTGATCCAGACCTTGCGCGGCAGCGGCTACGACGACCTGGTCGGCGTACATAACGACACCGTGGTCGTCGATACCCGCGTCGGAGAGTTCAACAACAAACACCGCTTCGTGACCGACAAACACAACGTGCCCTGCATCTACCTCTACGAAGAGGATTTCGAGTGGTTCGAGTACAAACCCAAGAAACCCTTCCTCGTACTCGACAAGGTCTATCCGGACGGGGTCTTCATACCCAAGGCGCTCGTCGGCTTGAACATCGTGCAGCTGCCCACGGTCAAGACCCACGTCTTCACCACCATCACCGGCGCCATGAAAAACGCCTTCGGCGGATTGCTGCATCGCAACCGCCACTGGACCCACGCCGTGATCCACGACACGCTCGTCGACCTGCTCATGATCCAGCAGGACATCCACCCCGGACTGTTTGCCATGATGGACGGCACCTTCGCCGGCGACGGACCCGGTCCTCGCGCCATGCACTGGCACGAGAAGGACATACTGCTCGCCTCCGCAGACCAGGTGGCCATCGACGCCGTGTCCGCCAAACTGCAGGGATTCGATCCCATGAAACTGCGTTTCATCCGCCGCGCCCACGAACTCGATCTGGGCATCGGCGACCCCTCGCAGATCGAAATCGCCGGGTACGACATCGAGCAGGAAGAGCCCTGGGAGTTTGAGAAAGGAGACACCTTCGCCAGCCGCGGCCAGAAAATGATCTACCATGGACCACTCAAGCCCTTCGAAAAAGTCCTCCTGCAAAGTCCGTTGGTGCCCTGGTCGTATTTCGCCAGCAACTTCTACCACAACGTTTACTGGTATCCCTTCATCGGACGAAAGCGCGTCGCCGCCGCCCTGAAGACCCGCTGGGGACAGCTCTTCAAGCGTTACGGCGATGGCAACGTGGTCATGCCCGGGATGGAACCGAAAACGGTAATTCAGGCCATCGTCGGCCTGGCCGTGCTCGCAGCGGTCGTTCTGGGCTTCTTCCTGTTGCGTTGA
- a CDS encoding TetR/AcrR family transcriptional regulator: protein MIAKGEKTSTRIVEAARLLFEQQGYHGTSMRQIAQEAGIALSGIYNHFNNKEDIFVKVMQRFHPYHEIVPIVRAATGDSVEEFVKHVAEGMIAVLDRRPDFLNLMLIEIVEFKSRHLPDLMSHFIPQVLSIVQEFAEMKDNIRPIPIPIIVRVFLANFYAYFLIEKFLGEGFPFEMRADALDYTVDIFLQGIVTED from the coding sequence ATGATCGCAAAGGGCGAGAAGACCAGCACCCGCATCGTCGAAGCGGCCCGCTTGCTGTTCGAACAGCAGGGTTATCACGGTACGTCCATGCGCCAGATCGCCCAGGAAGCCGGCATCGCCTTGAGCGGCATCTACAATCATTTCAACAACAAGGAAGACATCTTCGTCAAGGTCATGCAGCGGTTCCATCCTTACCACGAGATCGTGCCCATCGTACGCGCCGCAACCGGCGATTCGGTGGAAGAATTCGTCAAACACGTGGCAGAGGGCATGATCGCAGTGCTGGACCGGCGTCCGGATTTCCTCAACCTGATGCTGATCGAGATCGTCGAGTTCAAGAGCCGGCACCTTCCCGATTTGATGTCGCATTTCATTCCGCAGGTCTTGAGCATCGTGCAGGAATTCGCTGAGATGAAGGACAACATCCGCCCGATACCGATCCCGATCATCGTGCGCGTTTTCCTGGCGAATTTCTACGCTTACTTCCTGATCGAAAAATTCCTCGGCGAGGGATTCCCGTTCGAAATGCGAGCCGACGCGCTGGACTATACCGTCGATATCTTTTTACAAGGAATCGTCACGGAGGACTGA
- a CDS encoding PIG-L family deacetylase, which translates to MSTSLAEAGYNAHVARHVYLSPHLDDAVFSCGGLIACQTSAGESVTVLTVCAGGPPPGELSPFARQLHARWNADRAPIDVRRSEDLAACERLCAGSIHLEIPDAIYRKAPNGTPLYPAEAFIFGALHEIESDLVDELAGKLARHVPAGAYLYCPSGFGGHVDHRLTRRAAESLKRAMRYYADFPYAARGELLPDELGPPQGKKQVFELESGDIEAWVAASAAYRSQLSTFWADENELRAELTGFTARNRGLQLIVQRR; encoded by the coding sequence TTGTCAACATCCCTCGCAGAAGCGGGCTATAATGCGCACGTGGCACGACACGTCTACCTCTCGCCCCACCTGGACGACGCCGTGTTTTCCTGCGGCGGGCTGATCGCCTGCCAGACATCGGCCGGCGAATCGGTCACGGTGCTCACCGTCTGCGCCGGCGGTCCGCCGCCGGGGGAACTCTCTCCCTTCGCACGGCAGCTGCACGCGCGCTGGAATGCGGACCGGGCGCCCATCGACGTACGGCGGTCGGAGGATCTGGCCGCATGCGAACGCCTGTGTGCCGGGTCGATCCACCTCGAAATCCCCGACGCGATCTATCGTAAGGCTCCAAACGGCACGCCGCTGTATCCCGCTGAAGCATTCATCTTCGGCGCGCTGCACGAGATTGAAAGCGATCTGGTCGATGAATTGGCGGGGAAACTGGCGCGTCACGTCCCTGCCGGTGCGTATCTCTACTGCCCGTCGGGGTTCGGCGGCCACGTCGATCACCGTCTCACCCGCCGCGCCGCGGAAAGCTTGAAACGGGCGATGCGTTATTACGCCGATTTTCCCTACGCCGCCCGCGGCGAGCTTCTGCCGGACGAGTTGGGTCCGCCGCAGGGGAAGAAGCAAGTTTTCGAGCTCGAATCGGGGGACATCGAGGCCTGGGTGGCGGCGAGCGCCGCGTATCGATCGCAGCTTTCGACCTTTTGGGCGGACGAAAACGAGCTGCGCGCCGAGCTGACCGGGTTTACGGCCCGGAATCGTGGGCTGCAGCTCATCGTCCAGCGCCGCTAG
- a CDS encoding ABC transporter permease, with amino-acid sequence MLNNRLMSLIRKEFIQIWRDPRTLLLVIAIPVTQILLMGYAATTDVRNIPMAVLDQDRSASARQLLDAYRAADYFQIVIEVDSEDELRETIDDGDAKVGLIIPPDYSRRLTGQGSASAVFVLDGSDPTIASTSLSAAKLIAQAYATQVLLDQSARFSISAVPEAPLELHTQVWYNPDMIDAYFMVPGVIGTILYALTSTLTATAVVRERERGTIEQLIVTPIRPWELVVGKILPYVFLALINTLEVLAIGSLLFHVPIRSNLSLILLLSGLFLLSGLGVGLLVSTISNTQQEAMLGAFFTYLPSIFLSGFFFPIEAMPKVLQWISTIIPLRYYLVVIRSLLIKGVGISALRDEILALLLFGGVMMTLAALRFRKRLD; translated from the coding sequence ATGCTAAACAACCGCTTGATGTCGCTAATCCGTAAAGAGTTCATCCAAATCTGGCGCGATCCGCGCACCTTGCTGCTGGTCATCGCCATACCGGTCACGCAGATCCTGCTCATGGGATACGCCGCAACGACAGACGTGCGCAACATCCCCATGGCGGTTCTGGACCAGGATCGCAGCGCCTCGGCCAGGCAATTGCTGGACGCGTACCGTGCCGCGGACTACTTCCAGATCGTGATCGAGGTCGATTCCGAGGACGAATTGCGGGAGACGATCGATGATGGAGATGCCAAAGTGGGCCTGATCATCCCGCCGGATTACAGCCGGCGCTTGACAGGGCAAGGTTCGGCGAGCGCGGTCTTCGTCCTCGACGGAAGCGATCCGACGATCGCTTCGACGTCGCTCTCTGCGGCCAAATTGATCGCCCAGGCGTATGCAACGCAGGTGCTGCTCGACCAGAGCGCACGCTTCAGCATCTCCGCCGTTCCGGAAGCCCCGTTGGAACTGCATACCCAGGTCTGGTACAACCCGGACATGATCGATGCCTATTTCATGGTACCCGGGGTGATCGGCACGATCCTGTATGCACTGACGTCCACTCTCACCGCCACGGCCGTCGTGCGCGAGCGCGAACGCGGCACGATCGAGCAGCTCATCGTCACGCCCATCCGGCCCTGGGAATTGGTCGTCGGTAAGATTCTGCCGTACGTGTTTCTGGCGTTGATCAACACCCTGGAGGTTCTGGCAATCGGGTCCCTGCTCTTCCACGTCCCCATTCGCAGCAACCTGAGCCTCATCCTGCTCCTTTCCGGTCTGTTCCTGCTCTCGGGGTTGGGCGTAGGGCTGCTGGTTTCGACCATATCGAACACGCAGCAGGAGGCGATGCTCGGGGCATTTTTCACCTACTTGCCGAGCATTTTCCTCTCGGGCTTTTTCTTCCCCATCGAAGCCATGCCCAAGGTGCTGCAGTGGATTTCGACGATCATTCCACTGCGCTACTACCTGGTCGTCATCCGTTCTTTACTGATCAAGGGTGTGGGCATAAGCGCCCTGCGGGATGAGATATTGGCCTTGCTCCTCTTCGGTGGGGTGATGATGACTCTGGCGGCCCTGCGTTTTCGTAAACGCCTCGATTGA
- a CDS encoding NAD-binding protein → MTRSRARFLRAQLRDASVLFQEFRGSLLFFALIVFGGGLLLHLFYTYPDSGQHPEFSRALYAAFSMIFFDIQLPYPRQTALQALYFIIPILGLAVAADGVLRFSGALLSKQARGQKWQTAMASTYKNHIIVCGIGKVGYRVILELQKFGRDIVAIEIDPEGRFVEKVKRLGVPLIIANARRSENIRQAGVERAQAIIACTNDELTNLDIALDAREINPEIIIVVRMFDSDLARRIESGFGIQTAISTSALTAPIFASAAMGLNVRHSFYVGEELLHLCEFAIQPGAALAGWDVSHLESELNLSVISYETDGSSCFHPDDSQALEAGSRILVLASLETLRKLRALNAPGG, encoded by the coding sequence ATGACCCGTTCACGAGCCCGTTTCCTACGCGCCCAACTGCGCGACGCCAGCGTGCTCTTCCAGGAGTTCCGCGGCTCGCTGCTGTTCTTCGCGCTCATCGTCTTCGGCGGCGGTCTGCTGCTGCACCTCTTCTACACCTACCCGGACAGCGGGCAGCACCCGGAGTTCAGCCGGGCGCTGTACGCCGCTTTCTCCATGATCTTCTTCGACATCCAGCTTCCCTATCCCCGGCAAACGGCGCTGCAGGCGCTCTACTTCATCATTCCCATCCTCGGCCTGGCGGTCGCCGCGGACGGCGTGCTGCGCTTCAGCGGCGCCCTGCTCAGCAAACAAGCCCGAGGGCAGAAATGGCAAACAGCGATGGCATCTACCTATAAGAACCACATCATCGTTTGCGGCATCGGCAAGGTCGGCTACCGCGTGATCCTCGAACTGCAGAAATTCGGCCGCGATATCGTGGCCATCGAGATCGATCCCGAAGGGCGCTTCGTCGAAAAAGTGAAGCGCCTCGGTGTGCCGCTCATCATCGCCAACGCGCGCCGCTCCGAGAACATTCGCCAGGCCGGCGTGGAGCGGGCGCAGGCCATCATCGCCTGTACCAACGACGAGCTGACCAATCTGGACATCGCCCTCGATGCCCGCGAGATCAATCCCGAGATCATCATTGTGGTGCGCATGTTCGACAGCGACCTGGCGCGGCGCATCGAGAGCGGCTTCGGTATCCAAACCGCCATCAGCACCTCGGCGCTTACCGCACCGATCTTCGCCTCCGCCGCCATGGGCTTGAACGTGCGCCACAGTTTCTACGTCGGCGAGGAACTGCTGCATCTCTGTGAATTCGCCATCCAGCCCGGAGCGGCGCTCGCGGGCTGGGACGTCTCCCATCTTGAAAGCGAATTGAATCTCTCCGTCATCAGCTACGAGACGGACGGCAGCTCCTGCTTCCATCCCGACGACTCACAAGCGCTCGAAGCCGGCAGCCGCATCCTGGTGCTCGCCTCGCTCGAGACGCTGCGCAAACTGCGCGCGCTGAACGCCCCCGGAGGATGA
- the greA gene encoding transcription elongation factor GreA: protein MANSAVYLTSEGQKKLEDELEHLRTVKRHEVAHRLHEAMEDGELIENAEYEAAKNEQAFIEGRILELERMLAKAQLIKPSKKKDVVQIGSTVVVKQDGEKSETYTIVGVAEANPKDGLISNESPLGQALLDQAVGDEIEVQAPAGTLSFRIEKIK from the coding sequence ATGGCGAATTCCGCAGTCTATCTTACGTCCGAAGGACAGAAGAAGCTCGAGGATGAACTCGAACATCTGCGCACGGTCAAGCGCCATGAAGTGGCACATCGGCTGCACGAAGCCATGGAAGACGGCGAGTTGATCGAAAACGCAGAGTACGAAGCCGCCAAAAACGAACAGGCCTTCATCGAAGGCCGCATACTCGAGCTTGAGCGCATGCTCGCCAAGGCACAGTTGATCAAACCGTCCAAGAAAAAGGACGTTGTACAAATCGGCAGCACCGTCGTGGTCAAACAGGACGGAGAGAAGAGCGAAACGTACACGATCGTCGGGGTGGCGGAAGCCAACCCAAAAGACGGGTTGATCTCCAACGAATCTCCCCTGGGGCAAGCGTTGTTGGACCAGGCCGTGGGGGATGAGATCGAAGTGCAGGCGCCGGCCGGCACGCTGTCCTTCCGCATCGAAAAAATCAAGTAA
- the lysS gene encoding lysine--tRNA ligase — MTKWNDLERVRLEKLERLREAGMEPYPNRVERTHTTAEAIQAFEAADEDETVEATVVGRLRSIRAMGKSTFAHIEDGAGRLQLYLRADELGAEVFDRFNDEFDLGDFIQAHGKLFRTRTGEVTLRVDGYRMLAKGITPLPATKEEEVDGERVVHSAFSDTEARYRERYADLVVNPEVREIFHLRMRIVRALQQFLDEHGFLEVETPILQPIYGGAAAQPFMTHHNQLHQDLFLRISFELYLKRLLVGGFERVYEIGRDFRNEGVSFKHNPEFTQLEFYMAYADYKDVMELTERMVAFTAERATGSAQIEYKGEAIDLNPPWKRIELRQALIDAAEIDIAKHVDAQSLRKAMEARGHEPSKTSSRGKLIEALLSKYVEPNLIQPTFIYDYPRDISPLAKSIPGDPQTVERFEGFAGGMELCNAFTELNDPMDQEQRFLEMGRIYAAGDEERHPMDEDYLRAMAYGMPPCGGFGMGVDRLTMLLSDKSSIREVILFPHLRSKDRE; from the coding sequence ATGACGAAATGGAACGATCTCGAACGGGTTCGCCTGGAGAAGCTGGAACGCCTGCGGGAGGCGGGTATGGAGCCGTATCCCAACCGAGTCGAACGCACGCACACCACGGCGGAAGCGATTCAGGCCTTCGAGGCCGCGGACGAGGACGAAACCGTCGAAGCCACGGTGGTCGGCAGGCTGCGTTCGATCCGCGCCATGGGCAAGTCGACCTTCGCCCACATCGAGGACGGCGCCGGCAGGCTGCAGCTCTATCTGCGCGCAGACGAGCTGGGCGCGGAAGTGTTCGACCGTTTCAACGACGAATTCGATCTGGGCGATTTCATCCAGGCGCACGGAAAGCTGTTCCGCACACGCACGGGGGAGGTAACTCTGCGCGTCGACGGCTACCGCATGCTGGCCAAGGGAATCACGCCGCTGCCGGCGACGAAGGAAGAAGAGGTCGACGGTGAGCGCGTGGTCCATAGCGCCTTTTCCGATACGGAGGCGCGCTATCGGGAGCGCTACGCCGATCTGGTGGTCAATCCCGAGGTGCGCGAGATCTTCCACTTGCGCATGCGAATCGTGCGCGCCCTGCAGCAGTTTCTCGACGAGCATGGTTTCCTCGAGGTCGAGACGCCCATCCTGCAGCCGATCTACGGCGGCGCAGCGGCGCAGCCTTTCATGACGCACCACAACCAGCTGCATCAGGATCTCTTCCTGCGCATTTCTTTCGAGCTGTATCTCAAACGCCTGCTCGTCGGGGGGTTCGAGCGTGTCTACGAGATCGGACGCGATTTCCGCAACGAGGGCGTGTCTTTCAAGCACAATCCCGAATTCACGCAGCTCGAGTTCTACATGGCCTACGCCGATTACAAGGACGTGATGGAGCTTACCGAGCGGATGGTGGCTTTCACCGCCGAACGGGCGACGGGATCAGCGCAGATCGAGTACAAAGGTGAAGCGATCGATTTAAACCCGCCCTGGAAGCGCATCGAACTGCGTCAGGCGTTGATCGACGCGGCCGAAATCGACATCGCCAAACACGTCGATGCGCAGAGTCTGCGAAAGGCGATGGAAGCCCGCGGTCACGAGCCGTCGAAGACCTCTTCGCGCGGCAAATTGATCGAAGCGCTGCTGAGCAAGTACGTGGAACCCAATTTGATCCAGCCGACTTTCATCTACGATTACCCGCGGGACATCTCGCCGCTGGCGAAATCGATACCCGGCGATCCGCAGACCGTCGAGCGCTTCGAGGGCTTCGCAGGCGGCATGGAGTTGTGCAACGCGTTCACCGAGTTGAACGATCCTATGGATCAGGAACAGCGTTTCCTCGAGATGGGCCGCATCTACGCCGCCGGTGACGAGGAACGTCATCCCATGGACGAGGATTACCTGCGGGCGATGGCTTATGGCATGCCGCCCTGCGGGGGATTCGGCATGGGCGTCGACCGCCTGACCATGCTGCTGAGCGACAAATCGTCGATCCGCGAGGTGATCCTCTTCCCGCACCTGCGCAGCAAGGACCGGGAGTAG